Proteins encoded together in one Defluviitalea raffinosedens window:
- a CDS encoding phosphoglycerate dehydrogenase: MFKIQTLNNISEKGLELLPKDTYEISNDCANPDGILVRSAKMHGMEFPPSLKAVARAGAGVNNIPIDECSEKGIVVFNTPGANANGVKELVLTGLFLSSRKIVEGIQWTKSLKGKGDEVPKLVEKGKGEFAGPEILGKKLGVIGLGAIGVLVANAANALGMDVQGYDPYMSIDAAWGLSRDVHRAISLDSMLAECDYITIHVPLLDETKNMLNKEKFALMKKGVRILNFSRGELVNNTDLIEAIKAGIVASYVTDFPSDELIDVENIITIPHLGASTPESEDNCAVMAVEQLRNYLEHGNIKNSVNFPDCEMARTTNYRTVVAHRNIRNMVGQITTILAHADINIMDMMNKSKKDWAYTIIDSDKKVEEDIVAKIRAIDGVVSVRTL, from the coding sequence ATGTTTAAGATTCAAACTTTAAACAATATTTCTGAGAAGGGTTTAGAGCTTTTACCAAAGGATACATATGAAATCTCTAATGACTGTGCGAATCCGGATGGTATTTTAGTTAGAAGCGCGAAAATGCATGGTATGGAATTTCCGCCTTCATTAAAAGCAGTTGCCAGAGCAGGTGCAGGAGTGAATAATATTCCTATAGATGAATGTTCAGAAAAAGGAATTGTTGTTTTTAATACACCAGGGGCAAACGCAAATGGTGTAAAAGAATTGGTATTGACGGGTCTATTCCTTTCTTCCAGAAAAATTGTTGAAGGAATCCAATGGACAAAAAGTTTAAAAGGAAAAGGAGACGAAGTACCTAAACTCGTTGAAAAAGGCAAAGGGGAATTTGCTGGTCCTGAAATATTGGGCAAAAAATTAGGTGTTATTGGATTAGGTGCTATTGGAGTTTTAGTAGCGAATGCTGCGAATGCTCTTGGAATGGATGTTCAAGGGTATGATCCCTATATGTCTATCGATGCAGCATGGGGATTGTCGCGGGACGTGCATCGAGCAATTAGTTTAGATTCTATGCTCGCAGAATGTGATTATATTACCATCCATGTGCCGCTTTTAGATGAAACAAAAAATATGCTTAATAAAGAAAAGTTTGCACTCATGAAAAAGGGCGTTAGAATACTCAATTTCTCCAGAGGAGAATTGGTTAACAATACCGATTTAATTGAAGCGATTAAGGCGGGTATTGTGGCTAGTTATGTAACAGATTTTCCTTCTGACGAATTGATTGATGTAGAAAATATTATTACGATTCCTCATTTGGGGGCTTCAACACCAGAATCCGAAGATAATTGTGCAGTGATGGCTGTAGAGCAATTAAGAAATTATCTTGAACATGGTAATATTAAGAACTCCGTGAATTTCCCAGACTGTGAAATGGCAAGAACGACAAATTATCGTACCGTTGTAGCTCATAGAAATATCCGTAACATGGTAGGCCAGATCACTACGATTCTTGCGCATGCCGATATTAATATTATGGATATGATGAATAAGAGCAAAAAAGATTGGGCATATACAATAATTGATTCAGATAAAAAGGTTGAAGAAGATATTGTAGCGAAAATCAGAGCAATTGACGGTGTTGTTTCTGTTAGAACATTATAA
- a CDS encoding RnfABCDGE type electron transport complex subunit D encodes MSTEMYTVSSSPHIHSKDSIQGIMRDVLIALLPATLVGIWVFKFHALIVVLLSVASCIGAEALWQKLTHQKITVNDYSAAVTGLLLALNLPPTVPFWLPIVGGAFAIIIAKQLFGGLGQNFINPALAARAFLLASWPVQMTTWTIDGVTTATPLGILKEGSGALPSITDLILGNVGGCIGETSVIALLIGGVYLIYKKVISIRIPATFIGTVLVLTWILGRDGMFYSNAIYEIFTGGLFLGAFFMATDYASSPVTIKGQYIMGLGCGIITAVIRLYGGYPEGVSYSILIMNLAVPLIDRYTQPRIFGEVKK; translated from the coding sequence ATGTCAACGGAAATGTATACGGTGTCTTCATCTCCTCATATACATTCAAAGGATTCGATACAGGGTATCATGAGAGATGTTTTAATTGCATTACTTCCCGCTACATTAGTAGGGATATGGGTTTTTAAATTTCATGCTTTAATTGTTGTTTTACTGTCCGTTGCATCCTGTATTGGAGCAGAGGCTTTGTGGCAAAAACTAACACATCAAAAGATTACGGTTAATGATTATAGTGCTGCTGTTACAGGATTACTTCTTGCTTTGAATTTGCCACCTACAGTTCCATTTTGGCTTCCCATTGTTGGTGGAGCTTTTGCGATTATTATTGCGAAACAATTATTTGGTGGCTTGGGACAAAACTTTATTAATCCGGCATTAGCAGCAAGAGCGTTTTTACTTGCTTCCTGGCCGGTGCAAATGACTACTTGGACTATAGATGGTGTTACAACAGCAACTCCCTTAGGAATCTTAAAAGAAGGCAGTGGAGCACTTCCTTCCATCACGGATTTAATCTTGGGGAACGTAGGGGGATGTATAGGAGAAACTTCTGTAATAGCCCTTTTAATTGGTGGGGTATATCTAATATACAAAAAAGTGATTTCTATTAGAATTCCTGCAACATTTATTGGAACAGTATTGGTACTTACATGGATCTTGGGAAGAGATGGGATGTTCTATTCTAATGCCATCTATGAGATTTTTACAGGAGGACTTTTCTTGGGAGCATTCTTTATGGCGACAGATTATGCATCTTCTCCTGTTACAATTAAAGGACAGTACATTATGGGATTAGGCTGTGGAATTATTACTGCGGTGATTCGTCTTTATGGAGGTTATCCGGAAGGAGTCTCTTATTCCATATTGATTATGAATTTAGCAGTTCCTCTCATTGACCGATATACTCAACCTCGAATCTTTGGGGAGGTGAAAAAATGA
- the rsxC gene encoding electron transport complex subunit RsxC — protein MKLLTFKRGIHPPDGKHFTENKPIETLLPKGDLVFPMSQHIGAPCEPIVKKGDKVLVGQKIGEAKAFVSSPIYSSVSGIVKDVTPMLHPNGSKVLSVIIENDGLYEEHESLGPKGDYKNLSKEQIVEIIKEAGIVGMGGAGFPTHIKLSPPPEKNIDTIIINGAECEPYLTSDHRIMLEETDKVIEGLKIILQLFPQAKGYIGVENNKMDAVKALKEALEGVSNIEVKVLQTKYPQGAEKQLIYAITGREVPSGGLPADVGCIVQNIDTAVAIQRAVVKGRPLMRRIVTVTGGAIKDPKNFKVRLGTSYRELIEAAGGFASEPVKVISGGPMMGIALSSLDVPVIKGTSAILCLSKEEAGLPEERNCIRCGKCVSVCPMNLLPLQLNQYAINYDMEKFELSHGMDCIECGSCSFTCPAKRHLVQSIRTAKKTILNNRRKNA, from the coding sequence ATGAAATTACTTACATTTAAAAGGGGTATTCATCCTCCGGATGGAAAGCACTTTACAGAAAATAAACCAATTGAAACGCTTCTTCCCAAAGGAGATCTGGTTTTTCCTATGTCTCAACATATAGGAGCACCCTGTGAACCAATAGTGAAAAAGGGAGATAAAGTCTTGGTGGGACAAAAGATCGGAGAAGCCAAGGCTTTTGTTTCATCTCCAATATATAGTTCGGTTTCAGGTATTGTTAAAGATGTTACCCCTATGCTGCATCCTAATGGAAGTAAAGTATTATCGGTTATTATTGAAAATGATGGTTTGTATGAAGAACATGAATCTTTAGGACCAAAGGGAGATTACAAAAATTTATCGAAGGAACAGATTGTCGAAATCATTAAAGAAGCTGGAATAGTCGGAATGGGTGGAGCTGGATTTCCTACTCATATAAAATTGTCTCCTCCACCTGAAAAAAATATTGATACGATTATTATCAATGGAGCAGAATGCGAGCCTTATTTAACTTCCGATCACCGTATTATGCTGGAAGAAACGGATAAAGTGATCGAAGGGCTAAAGATTATTCTTCAACTGTTTCCACAGGCGAAAGGCTATATTGGTGTAGAAAATAACAAAATGGATGCAGTAAAAGCATTAAAAGAAGCATTAGAAGGAGTATCCAATATTGAAGTTAAAGTTTTGCAAACAAAGTACCCTCAAGGGGCAGAAAAACAACTGATCTATGCTATTACAGGACGGGAAGTACCATCAGGAGGACTTCCGGCAGATGTAGGATGTATTGTTCAAAATATTGATACTGCTGTTGCAATCCAAAGAGCTGTCGTTAAAGGACGACCATTAATGAGACGAATTGTAACAGTAACTGGCGGAGCAATTAAAGATCCTAAAAACTTTAAAGTAAGACTGGGAACTTCATATAGAGAACTGATAGAAGCAGCAGGGGGATTTGCGTCAGAACCTGTAAAAGTAATATCCGGTGGTCCTATGATGGGGATTGCTTTATCGTCTTTGGATGTTCCAGTTATTAAAGGTACTTCTGCAATTTTATGTTTATCAAAGGAAGAAGCAGGTTTACCAGAAGAAAGGAATTGCATCCGTTGCGGCAAATGTGTTTCTGTTTGTCCAATGAATTTACTGCCTTTGCAACTTAATCAATATGCAATAAATTACGATATGGAAAAATTTGAATTATCTCATGGTATGGATTGTATTGAATGTGGAAGTTGCTCATTTACTTGCCCTGCAAAGAGGCATTTGGTTCAATCGATCCGTACGGCTAAAAAAACTATATTAAACAATAGAAGAAAAAATGCATAA
- a CDS encoding ATP-binding protein — protein MKELSLHILDIIENSVRAEATEIKLEIIEDLEKNLFEIKIEDNGKGMDENFVKTIKNPFTTTRTTRKVGLGVPLLAAACNRCNGDVEIQSTLGQGTKLNAWMEYDHIDRAPLGDIVSTIANLILSNPDIEFKYYHRYNDRIFEFDTQEVKNILGDVPINELSVIAWLKEYISENLTEIRQKS, from the coding sequence ATGAAAGAACTATCATTACACATACTGGATATTATAGAAAACAGTGTACGGGCTGAAGCAACTGAAATAAAACTAGAAATTATTGAGGATTTAGAAAAGAATCTTTTTGAAATTAAGATTGAAGACAATGGAAAAGGAATGGATGAAAACTTTGTGAAGACCATAAAAAATCCTTTTACAACCACCAGAACCACACGAAAAGTTGGGCTTGGAGTACCTTTGCTGGCGGCAGCGTGTAACAGGTGTAATGGGGATGTAGAAATTCAAAGTACTTTAGGACAAGGAACAAAATTAAATGCATGGATGGAGTATGACCATATAGATAGAGCGCCATTGGGAGACATTGTGAGCACTATTGCAAATTTGATTTTGTCCAATCCGGACATTGAATTTAAATATTATCACAGATATAATGACAGAATATTTGAATTTGACACACAAGAAGTGAAGAATATTTTAGGAGATGTTCCTATTAATGAACTTTCTGTAATAGCGTGGCTTAAGGAATACATCTCTGAGAATTTGACAGAAATTAGACAAAAATCTTAG
- a CDS encoding PLP-dependent aminotransferase family protein, with translation MNHFVSIQLDKKSKIPLYQQLGDALCELIQKGILKPNTKLPTIRTLASQLKINNATVVNAYKYLESKGVVYAQMGSGTYVSPLPLEMITFPVLPEKDHDLKLKQISISKNTINFANISPPTDLFPVKDFKEMFNEVLDRDKGKAFNVQDDYCYDHLQESIADYLTTYGIHTSKDNIQIISDTQHGIDILSKTLLQFGDVIFVEKPAFYGTIAAFANRGARIVEIPLNFDGMDISLLEGCLKLYQPKFIYITPYFQNPTGYSYSLAKKKIILNLAEKYNTYIIEEDYVSDLNYSDKPIVPLKALDKQNRVIYIKNFSKVLVPGLRLGFLILPEKIIERILSHKHSINLSTSGLIQRAFDLYLRKGQWQKHLKKIRTIYEKRYYCLLDALEYYLKNYITYIPPQGGLSVWIKLADSISAANLCDLLLAKNVILSPGSLFSMMQDSSSYLRLGFATVDENQIEKGVKIMGDVLDTMLTN, from the coding sequence ATGAATCATTTTGTATCAATACAGTTGGATAAAAAAAGCAAAATTCCTCTTTACCAGCAATTGGGAGATGCTTTATGTGAACTCATTCAAAAAGGAATTTTAAAGCCCAATACCAAACTGCCTACGATCCGTACTCTGGCATCACAGTTAAAGATTAATAATGCTACAGTGGTAAATGCCTATAAATATTTAGAAAGCAAAGGAGTTGTTTACGCACAAATGGGCAGCGGCACCTACGTCTCTCCGCTTCCTTTAGAAATGATTACTTTTCCTGTTTTACCTGAGAAAGATCATGATCTAAAACTTAAGCAAATTTCTATTTCAAAAAATACGATTAATTTTGCAAATATTTCTCCTCCTACAGATTTGTTTCCTGTAAAAGATTTTAAAGAAATGTTCAATGAAGTACTGGATCGGGATAAAGGCAAAGCATTCAATGTTCAGGATGATTATTGTTATGACCATCTGCAGGAATCTATTGCAGATTATCTAACTACATATGGCATCCACACATCAAAAGACAACATTCAAATCATTTCTGATACTCAACACGGTATAGATATTCTCTCAAAAACTCTGCTTCAATTCGGAGATGTTATATTTGTTGAAAAACCTGCTTTCTACGGCACCATTGCTGCTTTTGCAAACAGAGGAGCACGTATAGTAGAAATCCCTTTAAATTTTGACGGCATGGATATTTCATTGTTAGAAGGCTGTCTCAAATTATATCAGCCTAAGTTTATTTACATAACCCCTTATTTTCAGAACCCCACCGGATATTCATATTCTCTTGCCAAAAAAAAGATTATTTTAAATTTAGCTGAAAAGTACAATACATATATTATAGAAGAGGATTATGTAAGTGACTTAAATTATTCTGATAAACCCATCGTTCCTTTAAAAGCATTGGATAAACAAAACAGAGTAATCTATATTAAAAACTTCTCAAAAGTACTGGTACCAGGACTTCGTCTAGGATTTTTGATTCTTCCAGAAAAAATTATAGAACGTATTTTATCCCATAAGCATAGTATAAACCTTTCTACCTCAGGACTAATCCAAAGAGCATTTGATTTATACCTTAGAAAGGGGCAGTGGCAAAAACATTTAAAAAAGATACGTACCATTTATGAAAAAAGATATTACTGTCTGCTGGATGCGTTAGAATATTATTTAAAAAATTACATCACTTACATACCACCTCAAGGAGGATTAAGTGTATGGATTAAATTGGCAGACTCTATCTCCGCAGCAAATTTATGTGATTTGCTTTTAGCTAAAAATGTTATTCTTTCACCGGGCTCTTTGTTTTCAATGATGCAGGACTCATCCTCATATCTTCGCCTTGGCTTTGCGACTGTAGATGAAAATCAAATTGAGAAAGGCGTAAAAATTATGGGAGATGTACTCGATACAATGTTAACTAACTAA
- the serC gene encoding 3-phosphoserine/phosphohydroxythreonine transaminase, which translates to MDRVYNFSAGPSMLPEEVLKKAQEELVIYRDAGMSVMEMSHRSKVYQDIIDEAEALLREIMNIPENYKVLFLQGGASSQFAMVPLNLFRKSKKANYVKTGLWAKKAIAEASRYGTVNVVASSEDATFNYIPELDKSTFSPDADYFYITTNNTIYGTRYTELPDTGDVPLVADMSSNILSEVYDVNKFGVIFAGAQKNMGPAGLTVVIIREDLIGHAMDITPTMFNYQIHAENGSMYNTPPTYSIYIAKLVFEWVKKMGGVPAMQKINEEKAKILYDYLDDSSFFKGTVVPKYRSLMNIPFVSPSPELDAKFIKEATAKGLVNLKGHRTVGGMRASIYNAMPIEGVKTLVEFMKKFEMENR; encoded by the coding sequence ATGGACAGAGTTTATAATTTTTCAGCAGGTCCTTCGATGCTGCCTGAAGAAGTGCTTAAAAAAGCTCAAGAAGAATTGGTAATCTACAGAGATGCTGGTATGTCAGTAATGGAAATGAGCCATCGCTCAAAAGTCTATCAAGATATTATTGATGAAGCCGAAGCACTTCTTAGAGAAATTATGAATATTCCAGAAAACTACAAGGTTCTCTTTTTACAAGGGGGAGCATCCAGCCAATTTGCCATGGTTCCATTAAATCTGTTTAGAAAGAGCAAAAAAGCAAATTATGTAAAAACAGGTTTATGGGCAAAAAAAGCTATTGCTGAAGCAAGCAGATATGGAACTGTAAATGTAGTTGCTTCATCGGAAGATGCAACTTTTAATTATATTCCTGAATTAGATAAAAGTACTTTTTCACCGGATGCTGACTATTTCTACATAACAACCAATAATACGATTTATGGAACAAGATATACTGAGCTGCCTGATACAGGAGATGTTCCTTTGGTAGCTGATATGTCATCGAATATTTTATCCGAAGTATATGATGTTAATAAGTTTGGTGTGATTTTTGCCGGTGCGCAAAAGAATATGGGTCCTGCAGGACTTACTGTAGTGATTATTCGTGAAGATTTGATTGGGCATGCTATGGATATTACACCAACCATGTTTAATTATCAGATACATGCAGAAAATGGTTCCATGTATAATACACCACCTACTTACAGCATATATATTGCGAAATTAGTTTTCGAATGGGTTAAAAAGATGGGTGGAGTACCTGCTATGCAAAAAATCAATGAAGAAAAAGCTAAAATTCTTTATGATTATTTAGATGATTCAAGCTTCTTTAAAGGCACAGTAGTTCCAAAATATCGTTCTTTAATGAATATACCTTTTGTTTCTCCGTCACCAGAATTAGATGCAAAATTTATAAAAGAAGCGACTGCCAAAGGTCTGGTTAATTTAAAAGGGCATAGAACAGTTGGTGGAATGCGTGCAAGCATATATAACGCAATGCCAATCGAGGGAGTCAAAACATTAGTAGAATTTATGAAGAAGTTCGAAATGGAAAATCGATAG
- a CDS encoding DUF1189 domain-containing protein, whose translation MDSKKINFFVRIKKSILNFDFYQTIVKESVGNALGYLVLLSLIIGVLSCIKPVYETNKIVGLVINYFESDIPYFEFNNGELQVEGDMPIVFEEGTSIVVVNTEEELEENILDDYQQGVLITKTKIISKDGIEKREYSLKDFGTLSFDKESIQNFLPALKMFLIPFIIIGTIIGMIIGKLFSSLFVSLIGLVVNSIIHGNQKYGEIYKIGIYSLTLPTVVKFIVKLLPFKIPFFFFIYYGIVILYMVKGIDSAKSENKSQLFAANDL comes from the coding sequence ATGGATAGTAAAAAGATTAATTTTTTTGTCAGAATCAAAAAGAGTATTTTAAACTTTGACTTTTATCAAACGATTGTTAAAGAATCGGTTGGAAATGCACTTGGGTATTTGGTTTTGCTTTCTTTAATTATTGGTGTATTAAGTTGTATAAAACCAGTTTACGAAACAAATAAAATAGTGGGATTAGTAATCAATTATTTTGAATCGGACATACCTTATTTTGAATTCAATAATGGAGAATTGCAAGTTGAAGGGGATATGCCTATTGTTTTTGAAGAGGGCACTTCTATTGTTGTGGTCAATACTGAAGAAGAACTAGAAGAGAATATTCTTGATGATTATCAGCAGGGAGTATTGATTACAAAAACTAAAATTATTAGTAAAGATGGAATTGAAAAAAGGGAGTATTCACTTAAGGATTTTGGAACTCTTAGCTTTGATAAAGAAAGTATTCAGAACTTTCTTCCGGCTTTAAAAATGTTTTTGATACCATTCATTATTATTGGTACTATTATAGGTATGATCATAGGGAAATTATTTAGTTCTTTATTTGTAAGCTTAATAGGGCTTGTTGTAAATTCAATTATTCATGGAAATCAAAAATATGGTGAGATTTATAAAATTGGTATTTATTCTCTTACGCTTCCAACTGTCGTTAAGTTTATAGTAAAACTATTACCATTTAAGATTCCGTTCTTTTTCTTTATATATTATGGTATTGTGATTTTATATATGGTAAAAGGAATAGATTCAGCTAAAAGTGAAAACAAAAGTCAGTTATTTGCAGCAAACGATCTTTAA
- the argF gene encoding ornithine carbamoyltransferase, with protein sequence MNLKGRSLLTLKDFTPNEIEYLLDLAEDLKRKKRMGIKGNLLEGKNIALIFEKPSTRTRCAFTVACIDEGAHPEYLGKNDIQLGHKESIEDTARVLGRLFDGIQFRGFKQETVEKLAQYSGVPVWNGLTDIYHPTQVLADLLTIKEKFGYLKGIRFVYMGDGRNNMANSLMIGSAKMGMDFVIAAPKDLWPEESLIEECKLFAEASKGKISITEDVGAAVDGADVIYTDVWCSMGEEDKAEERIKLLKPYQVNASLMNKTGKDHTIFMHCLPAVKGNEVTEEVFESKASVVFDEAENRMHTIKAVMVATLV encoded by the coding sequence ATGAATTTAAAAGGAAGAAGTCTTCTAACTTTAAAAGACTTCACACCGAATGAAATAGAGTATTTATTGGATTTGGCGGAGGATCTAAAAAGAAAGAAAAGAATGGGGATCAAAGGAAATCTTTTAGAAGGAAAAAACATTGCTCTGATTTTTGAAAAGCCTTCTACAAGAACAAGATGTGCATTTACCGTAGCCTGCATTGATGAAGGAGCCCATCCAGAGTATTTGGGAAAAAACGACATTCAGTTAGGCCATAAAGAATCTATTGAAGATACTGCGAGGGTATTGGGACGTCTTTTTGATGGAATTCAATTCAGAGGTTTTAAACAAGAGACTGTAGAAAAATTGGCTCAGTATAGTGGAGTTCCTGTTTGGAATGGATTAACAGATATTTATCATCCAACACAAGTTTTGGCAGACTTACTCACAATAAAGGAAAAGTTTGGGTATTTAAAAGGCATTCGTTTTGTATATATGGGAGATGGACGAAATAATATGGCCAATAGTTTGATGATTGGTTCTGCAAAAATGGGAATGGATTTTGTGATTGCTGCGCCCAAAGACTTATGGCCAGAAGAATCTTTAATTGAAGAATGTAAATTGTTCGCAGAAGCGTCAAAAGGAAAAATATCAATTACAGAAGATGTTGGGGCAGCAGTGGATGGTGCTGATGTGATTTATACAGATGTTTGGTGTTCTATGGGAGAAGAAGACAAAGCTGAAGAACGTATTAAACTCCTAAAGCCTTACCAGGTGAATGCTTCTTTGATGAATAAAACAGGAAAAGATCATACAATTTTTATGCATTGTCTTCCCGCAGTCAAAGGAAATGAGGTTACTGAGGAAGTATTTGAAAGCAAAGCTTCTGTGGTGTTTGATGAAGCGGAAAACAGAATGCATACGATCAAAGCTGTAATGGTGGCAACATTGGTTTAA